Proteins encoded in a region of the Haloglomus salinum genome:
- a CDS encoding hydantoinase/oxoprolinase family protein: MSTEDQSEHEPRLLALDTGGTMTDSFIVDEEANYTVGKAQTTPDDESVGVKNSFDNGLGYWGTSFSESAASLDGVVYAGTAMLNRLLEREGEGDIGVITTAGFEDHHRMGRGIASWADLSYAGRLHAREHEHPEPLVPRENIKGVRERVNMLGVPIISIYEDEIREAVHDLLDRDVRVIAVCTIFSYANQEHEQKIKEIAEEIKDERNDDTPVWLSSEQNPVRGETPRLNTLILEAYAVEPSREQLYNIEDTLQEEGLDSPFRVLTSSGGTIAPDHDWLAETMLSGPIGGVFGGEFLTDKLGIDNLVCSDVGGTSFDVALITEGHYPTRWDQTLAQIPTNIPMTALDSIGSGTGSYLRVDRASDRIEVGPDSAGYEVGVANQNADLDTPTVTDCTALLGYINPDFFLGGDIPIDVDAAREAIDEQLASNLGEDPVETARGVLNIVERDMANELRSMVHGLGYAPENYNLISYGGGGPLHAAGYCKPLNFKDILVPDWAAAFSAFGTACADSAYRHDQSVDVILQPDFSNADDVADTLTQVFHKVRDKAAGAFERDGIDPDVMEFRPAIRAQYTGMLDDLEVQIEDFWDGGLDGEDIEQIIERFEDEFGRVFQRAARSPENGYQFTVAIGTGVAPSTKPELPEEAPVSADTPPEQAHKNERAIYWEGDWHDADIWDMDHIQAGNVIEGPAVTEAPATTMLVPPGWEASLDNNRIYHLTPPDQ, encoded by the coding sequence ATGAGCACTGAAGACCAGTCAGAACACGAACCGCGTCTCCTCGCCCTCGACACGGGCGGGACCATGACGGACTCGTTCATCGTGGACGAGGAGGCCAACTACACGGTCGGAAAGGCACAGACAACGCCGGACGACGAATCGGTCGGCGTGAAGAACTCGTTCGACAACGGACTCGGGTACTGGGGTACCTCGTTCAGCGAGAGTGCCGCCTCGCTCGACGGTGTCGTCTACGCCGGAACGGCGATGCTCAACCGGTTGCTCGAGCGTGAGGGCGAGGGAGATATCGGGGTCATCACGACCGCCGGCTTCGAGGACCACCACCGGATGGGTCGCGGCATCGCCAGCTGGGCGGACCTGTCGTATGCGGGTCGTCTCCACGCGCGGGAACACGAACACCCCGAACCGCTCGTTCCCCGTGAGAACATCAAGGGCGTTCGCGAGCGCGTCAACATGCTCGGCGTCCCGATCATCAGCATCTACGAGGACGAGATCCGGGAGGCCGTCCACGACCTGCTCGACCGCGACGTGCGGGTCATCGCCGTCTGTACAATCTTCTCCTACGCGAATCAGGAACACGAGCAGAAGATCAAGGAGATTGCCGAGGAGATCAAGGACGAGCGCAACGACGACACACCGGTGTGGCTCTCGAGCGAGCAGAACCCGGTTCGGGGCGAGACCCCGCGGCTGAACACGCTCATCCTCGAGGCCTACGCCGTGGAGCCGTCGCGCGAACAGCTCTACAACATCGAGGACACGCTGCAGGAGGAGGGACTGGACTCGCCGTTCCGGGTTCTGACCTCGTCCGGTGGAACCATCGCGCCGGACCACGACTGGCTGGCGGAGACGATGCTGTCGGGTCCCATCGGTGGGGTGTTCGGCGGCGAGTTCCTCACCGACAAGCTGGGTATCGACAACCTCGTTTGCTCGGACGTCGGGGGAACCAGCTTCGACGTGGCGCTCATCACCGAGGGTCACTACCCGACGCGCTGGGACCAGACCCTGGCGCAGATTCCGACCAACATCCCGATGACCGCGCTCGACTCCATCGGTTCGGGGACGGGGTCGTACCTGCGTGTCGACCGTGCCTCCGACCGCATCGAGGTCGGCCCGGACTCGGCCGGGTACGAGGTCGGCGTCGCGAACCAGAACGCCGACCTGGATACGCCCACCGTCACGGACTGCACGGCGCTGCTGGGCTACATCAATCCCGACTTCTTCCTCGGTGGCGACATCCCCATCGATGTCGACGCGGCGCGGGAGGCCATCGACGAGCAACTCGCCAGCAACCTCGGCGAGGACCCCGTCGAGACGGCCCGTGGCGTGCTCAACATCGTCGAGCGCGACATGGCCAACGAGCTCCGCTCGATGGTCCACGGACTGGGCTACGCACCCGAGAACTACAACCTCATCAGCTACGGCGGCGGCGGGCCGCTCCACGCGGCCGGCTACTGCAAGCCGCTGAACTTCAAGGACATCCTCGTCCCGGACTGGGCGGCGGCGTTCTCCGCGTTCGGCACCGCGTGTGCCGACTCGGCGTACCGGCACGACCAGTCCGTCGACGTCATCCTGCAGCCCGACTTCAGCAACGCGGACGACGTGGCCGACACCCTGACCCAGGTGTTCCACAAGGTGCGCGACAAGGCGGCCGGCGCCTTCGAGCGCGACGGTATCGACCCCGATGTCATGGAGTTCCGTCCGGCCATCCGCGCACAGTACACCGGCATGCTCGACGACCTGGAGGTCCAGATCGAGGACTTCTGGGACGGGGGGCTGGACGGCGAGGACATCGAACAGATCATCGAGCGATTCGAGGACGAGTTCGGCCGCGTGTTCCAGCGTGCGGCCCGCTCGCCCGAGAATGGCTACCAGTTCACCGTCGCCATCGGGACGGGCGTTGCGCCCTCGACGAAGCCCGAACTCCCCGAGGAGGCCCCCGTCTCGGCGGATACGCCGCCCGAGCAGGCCCACAAGAACGAGCGGGCCATCTACTGGGAGGGTGACTGGCACGACGCCGACATCTGGGACATGGATCACATCCAGGCCGGCAACGTCATCGAGGGGCCGGCGGTCACGGAGGCCCCGGCGACGACGATGCTGGTGCCGCCGGGCTGGGAGGCATCGCTCGACAACAACCGCATCTACCACCTCACTCCACCAGACCAATGA
- a CDS encoding hydantoinase B/oxoprolinase family protein, whose translation MSKPESELHDPGTTTREREHEHVEPPIGWDGRTLQEMLDESEQRLEETGRYQGLDELELKENDPFKYEQMYSRLRGALVSARETALHVSASPIVREIGELCFQIYTPEGDSVAVSTGIIVHVHTGSLAIKYMIEEGYETNRGIQPGDVFCNNDNDLGNVHTTDVHTFVPIFYDDELVAWADGVTHEIDIGGMTRGHDQVASTNRHEDGLYATCEKIGEDDKLYQDWRDRGQRGVRTPMYWDLDEKCRLAGCHMIREAIHEMIDEVGVETFKDFLYEAVEEGRQIMESRVKERMFPGTYREAGFHPIQWEDKAWQPGAQQNMMNHLPVEMTIDGEGGMELDMEGATPPGPHPFNCAKGSMEGALWVYLTQSILHDGKVNDGAHYAVDTNYPEGTVVNPQDPELSYHTPWMTIFPTYLAVSKCLSNGFFSRGFREEVITGYGEPSDALQGGGKLMDSLSEAIPDALGDYFPVGPFDFSCQGLGASACRDGLNYGYAMFNPEADLGDVEEWEQTQWGLIQLSRRVKPNTAGHGKYRGGSGWEGLHTVMGSEDVSLYTLSIPTVTWSSAGMSGGYPGGTSYSVRAHDTDLAKRTVTDEPYPLDDMPHNGRIEEQIEAEEVIRDHDGMFFPEEFENYDLLRYQTSGGPGWGDPLERPPEKLKEDIEKDIFTPDVVEEVYGVVGDYDAENRDFTIDEAATAERREEIREERAERTQSFEEFFEEEQARVKQSDWNDGVQYMYEGVFETSEEWAQDFREFWDLGDGYSP comes from the coding sequence ATGAGCAAACCCGAATCAGAACTGCACGACCCCGGAACGACCACCCGCGAACGCGAGCACGAGCACGTAGAGCCACCCATCGGCTGGGACGGCCGGACGCTCCAGGAGATGCTCGACGAGAGCGAGCAGCGCCTCGAGGAGACGGGCCGCTACCAGGGCCTCGACGAACTCGAACTCAAGGAGAACGACCCGTTCAAGTACGAGCAGATGTACTCGCGGCTCCGCGGGGCGCTCGTCTCGGCGCGCGAGACGGCCCTGCACGTCTCGGCGTCACCTATCGTGCGCGAGATCGGGGAGCTGTGCTTCCAAATCTACACGCCCGAGGGTGACTCCGTGGCGGTGTCGACCGGAATCATCGTCCACGTTCACACGGGGAGCCTCGCGATCAAGTACATGATCGAGGAGGGGTACGAGACGAACCGTGGCATCCAGCCCGGGGACGTGTTCTGCAACAACGACAACGACCTCGGCAACGTCCACACCACGGACGTTCACACCTTCGTCCCCATCTTCTACGACGACGAACTCGTCGCCTGGGCCGACGGTGTCACCCACGAGATCGACATCGGCGGGATGACCCGCGGCCACGACCAGGTCGCCTCGACGAACCGGCACGAGGACGGGCTGTACGCCACGTGTGAGAAGATCGGTGAGGACGACAAGCTGTATCAGGACTGGCGGGACCGCGGGCAGCGGGGCGTCCGTACCCCGATGTACTGGGACCTCGACGAGAAGTGTCGGCTCGCGGGCTGTCACATGATCCGCGAGGCGATCCACGAGATGATCGACGAGGTCGGCGTGGAGACGTTCAAGGACTTCCTCTACGAGGCCGTCGAGGAGGGCCGACAGATCATGGAATCCCGGGTCAAAGAGCGGATGTTCCCCGGGACGTACCGCGAGGCCGGGTTCCACCCGATCCAGTGGGAGGACAAGGCCTGGCAGCCCGGCGCCCAGCAGAACATGATGAACCACCTCCCCGTCGAGATGACCATCGACGGTGAGGGCGGGATGGAGCTGGACATGGAAGGGGCCACGCCGCCCGGCCCGCACCCGTTCAACTGCGCGAAGGGCTCGATGGAGGGGGCGCTCTGGGTGTACCTCACCCAGTCCATCCTCCACGACGGGAAGGTGAACGACGGGGCTCACTACGCGGTGGACACCAACTACCCGGAGGGGACGGTGGTGAACCCGCAGGACCCCGAGCTGTCCTACCACACCCCGTGGATGACGATATTCCCGACGTACCTGGCGGTGTCGAAGTGCCTCTCCAACGGGTTCTTCTCGCGGGGGTTCCGCGAGGAGGTGATCACCGGGTACGGGGAGCCCTCCGACGCGCTCCAGGGCGGCGGGAAGCTGATGGACTCGCTGTCCGAGGCCATCCCGGACGCGCTGGGAGATTACTTCCCGGTCGGTCCGTTCGACTTCTCGTGTCAGGGCCTGGGTGCCTCGGCGTGTCGCGACGGATTGAACTACGGGTATGCGATGTTCAACCCCGAGGCGGACCTCGGCGACGTCGAGGAGTGGGAGCAGACCCAGTGGGGCCTCATCCAGCTGTCCCGGCGGGTCAAGCCCAACACCGCGGGCCACGGCAAGTACCGCGGTGGCTCCGGCTGGGAGGGACTCCACACCGTCATGGGCAGCGAGGACGTCTCGCTGTACACGCTCAGCATCCCGACAGTGACGTGGTCGTCCGCCGGTATGTCCGGCGGCTACCCCGGTGGGACCAGCTACTCCGTTCGCGCACACGACACGGACCTGGCCAAGCGGACCGTCACGGACGAGCCGTACCCGCTCGACGACATGCCCCACAACGGCCGCATCGAGGAGCAGATCGAGGCCGAGGAGGTCATCCGCGACCACGACGGGATGTTCTTCCCGGAGGAGTTCGAGAACTACGACCTGCTCCGCTATCAGACCAGTGGTGGCCCCGGCTGGGGCGACCCGCTGGAGCGGCCGCCGGAGAAGCTGAAGGAGGACATCGAGAAGGACATCTTCACGCCGGATGTCGTCGAGGAGGTGTACGGCGTGGTCGGCGACTACGACGCGGAGAACCGTGACTTCACGATCGACGAGGCGGCGACCGCGGAGCGGCGCGAGGAGATCCGCGAGGAGCGGGCCGAGCGGACCCAGTCGTTCGAGGAGTTCTTCGAGGAGGAGCAGGCCCGCGTGAAGCAGAGCGACTGGAACGACGGCGTCCAGTACATGTACGAGGGCGTCTTCGAGACGAGCGAGGAATGGGCTCAGGACTTCCGCGAGTTCTGGGACCTCGGCGACGGATACTCCCCCTAG
- a CDS encoding acetone carboxylase subunit gamma codes for MTDLDQARVESLIDGELSWDELRNEVLPDPKDPDRFQKTREVLQERVDWDDPILVPLNDHLFVVGTDDGRVIRADCGTDLCDAGENWKRSCEVFVREEDEEFEELYEEYMHVDPDWAFELREWYCPECYQLLDVDAVPVGYPVLKPFEPDIDTFYEEWQGRPAPDREGEQAAD; via the coding sequence ATGACTGATCTCGACCAAGCACGCGTGGAATCGCTGATCGACGGAGAGCTGTCCTGGGACGAGCTGCGCAACGAGGTGCTCCCGGACCCGAAGGACCCGGACCGCTTCCAGAAGACTCGCGAGGTGCTGCAGGAGCGCGTCGACTGGGACGACCCCATCCTCGTCCCGCTGAACGACCATCTGTTCGTGGTCGGCACGGACGATGGTCGGGTCATCCGGGCCGACTGTGGTACGGACCTCTGTGACGCCGGCGAGAACTGGAAGCGCTCCTGTGAGGTCTTCGTCCGCGAGGAGGACGAGGAGTTCGAGGAGCTCTACGAGGAGTACATGCACGTCGACCCGGACTGGGCGTTCGAGCTCCGGGAGTGGTACTGCCCGGAGTGCTACCAGCTCCTCGACGTGGACGCGGTGCCGGTCGGGTATCCGGTGCTCAAGCCGTTCGAGCCGGATATCGACACCTTCTACGAGGAGTGGCAGGGCCGGCCAGCACCGGACCGGGAGGGTGAGCAAGCCGCGGACTGA
- a CDS encoding hydantoinase B/oxoprolinase family protein produces MSKPGSELHDPGTTTREREFEHVEPPIGWDGRTLQEMLDESEQRLEETGRYQGLDELEFKAEQPFKYEQMYSRLRGALVSARETALHVSASPIVREIGELCFQIYTPEGDSVAVSTGIIVHVHTGSLAIKYMIEEGYETNRGIQPGDVFCNNDNDLGNVHTTDVHTFVPIFYDGELVAWADGVTHEIDIGGMTRGHDQIASTNRHEDGLYATCEKIGEDDKLYQDWRDRGQRGVRTPMYWDLDEKCRLAGCHMIREAIHEMIDEVGVELFKDFLYEAVEEGRQIMESRVQERLFPGTYREASFLPIQWADKAWQPGAQQNMMNHLPVEITVDGEGGVELDMEGATPPGPHPFNCAEGSMAGALWVSLTQCLLHDGKVNDGAHYAVDTNYPEGTVVNPQDPELSYHSPWGTIFPTYQGVWKCISRGFFSRGFREEVVTGYGEPSDAIQGGGKLMDSLAEAIPDALGDYFPVGSFDFSCQGLGASACRDGLDYGYAMFNPEADLGDVEEWEQTQWGLIQLGRKVKPNTAGHGKYRGGSGWEGLYTVMGSEDTSLYCVSLPNVAWCTSGMSGGYPHGTGYSVRAHDTDLARRTVTDEPYSIGDDRPGEHQFEQNIEAEELIRDQDPMFFPEEFENYDMLHYKTSGGPGWGDPLERPSEKLKADIEEDVFTPDIVEEVYGVVGDYDAENRDFTIDEEATAERRAEIREERAERTQSFEEFFEEEQARVKQSDWNDGVQWMYEGVFDLSEEWADEFRGFWDLGDGYSP; encoded by the coding sequence ATGAGCAAACCAGGATCCGAACTGCACGACCCCGGAACGACCACCCGCGAACGCGAGTTCGAGCACGTAGAGCCACCCATCGGCTGGGACGGCCGGACACTCCAGGAGATGCTCGACGAGAGCGAGCAGCGCCTCGAGGAGACGGGCCGCTACCAGGGCCTCGACGAACTCGAGTTCAAAGCGGAGCAGCCGTTCAAGTACGAGCAGATGTACTCGCGGCTCCGCGGGGCGCTCGTCTCGGCGCGCGAGACGGCCCTGCACGTCTCGGCGTCACCCATCGTGCGCGAGATCGGGGAGCTGTGCTTCCAGATTTACACGCCCGAGGGTGACTCCGTGGCGGTGTCGACCGGAATCATCGTCCACGTTCACACGGGGAGCCTCGCGATCAAGTACATGATCGAGGAGGGGTACGAGACGAACCGTGGCATCCAGCCCGGGGACGTGTTCTGCAACAACGACAACGACCTCGGCAACGTCCACACCACCGATGTCCACACCTTCGTCCCCATCTTCTACGATGGGGAGTTGGTGGCGTGGGCGGATGGTGTCACCCACGAGATCGACATCGGCGGGATGACCCGCGGCCACGACCAGATCGCGTCCACGAACCGGCACGAGGACGGGCTGTACGCCACGTGTGAGAAGATCGGTGAGGACGACAAGCTGTACCAGGACTGGCGTGACCGCGGGCAGCGCGGCGTGCGGACGCCGATGTACTGGGACCTCGACGAGAAGTGTCGGCTCGCGGGCTGTCACATGATCCGCGAGGCGATCCACGAGATGATCGACGAGGTCGGCGTCGAGCTGTTCAAGGACTTCCTCTACGAGGCTGTCGAGGAGGGCCGACAGATCATGGAATCCCGGGTGCAGGAACGGCTCTTCCCCGGGACGTACCGCGAGGCCAGCTTCCTCCCCATCCAGTGGGCGGACAAGGCCTGGCAGCCCGGCGCCCAGCAGAACATGATGAACCACCTCCCCGTCGAGATCACGGTCGATGGGGAGGGCGGGGTGGAGCTGGATATGGAAGGGGCCACCCCGCCCGGCCCGCACCCGTTCAACTGCGCCGAGGGCTCGATGGCGGGAGCGCTCTGGGTGTCGCTGACCCAGTGTCTGCTCCACGACGGGAAGGTGAACGACGGGGCTCACTACGCGGTGGACACCAACTACCCGGAGGGGACGGTGGTGAACCCGCAGGACCCCGAGCTGTCCTACCACAGCCCCTGGGGGACCATCTTCCCCACCTATCAGGGCGTCTGGAAATGCATCTCGCGTGGCTTCTTCTCGCGGGGGTTCCGCGAGGAGGTTGTCACGGGCTATGGGGAGCCGTCGGACGCCATCCAGGGCGGCGGGAAGCTGATGGACTCGCTGGCCGAGGCCATCCCGGACGCGCTGGGTGACTACTTCCCGGTGGGGTCGTTCGACTTCTCGTGCCAGGGCCTGGGTGCTTCGGCCTGCCGCGATGGCCTGGACTACGGGTATGCGATGTTCAATCCGGAGGCGGACCTCGGCGACGTCGAGGAGTGGGAGCAGACCCAGTGGGGCCTCATCCAGCTGGGACGGAAGGTCAAGCCCAACACCGCGGGCCACGGCAAGTACCGCGGCGGCTCCGGCTGGGAGGGGCTCTACACTGTCATGGGCAGCGAGGATACCTCGCTGTACTGTGTGAGTCTCCCGAACGTCGCCTGGTGCACCTCCGGGATGTCCGGCGGCTACCCCCACGGTACCGGGTACTCCGTGCGCGCACACGACACGGACCTGGCCAGGCGGACCGTCACGGACGAGCCGTACTCCATCGGGGACGACCGCCCGGGCGAACACCAGTTCGAGCAGAACATCGAGGCCGAGGAGCTCATCCGCGACCAGGACCCGATGTTCTTCCCGGAGGAGTTCGAGAACTACGACATGCTCCACTACAAGACCAGCGGTGGTCCGGGGTGGGGTGATCCGCTGGAGCGACCGTCGGAGAAGCTGAAGGCGGACATCGAGGAGGACGTCTTCACGCCGGACATCGTCGAGGAGGTGTACGGCGTGGTCGGCGACTACGACGCGGAGAACCGTGACTTCACGATCGACGAGGAAGCGACGGCTGAGCGACGTGCGGAGATCCGTGAGGAGCGAGCCGAGCGGACCCAGTCGTTCGAGGAGTTCTTCGAGGAGGAGCAGGCCCGCGTGAAGCAGAGCGACTGGAACGACGGCGTCCAGTGGATGTACGAGGGCGTCTTCGACCTGTCGGAGGAGTGGGCCGACGAGTTCCGTGGCTTCTGGGACCTCGGCGACGGGTACTCCCCCTAG
- a CDS encoding class I adenylate-forming enzyme family protein, protein MPAESGSTTSRHDGIEQTGTATTLTDALIDSLDRFADRVAISVDGEEFTYRELDERSNAVANALVARGVEPGDRVALMMSNCLGYVVADLALLKTGAVKLPLNDMLTEDEFEYMLRDSGAGTVVAGSAFTDTLASLVDAVDTVERGFVIDAEHDRFDSLADLEAEGDSATAPDVTVRPQDPSGHFYTGGTTGDPKGVVHSHDNFLQNMYAHITELGLTGNDTLLLMTPLPHSAGAFLWAALLVGAKSVIRPGFDPGQALADIEEHDVTWTFLVPTMIYTVLDHPDLETTDTSSLETLVYGAAPMTPARLREGLDEFGTVFTQFYGQTEVPNIITVLGKEEHRIAIEEGEEQRLGSAGQPALMADVKIVDTETGERQPPGSEGEIMATAPYVMEEYWQLPEKTAETVENGWVHTGDVGKRDEDGYVYLLDRKSNMIISGGMNVYSTDVEDVLVTHEGVSQVAVIGVPDEKWGEAVTAIVVPEDGSVTAEEIHAFADEELADYKRPKHVEFRDELPQTPYGKIDKKALREPFWEDSDREIN, encoded by the coding sequence ATGCCGGCCGAAAGCGGCAGTACCACCAGTCGTCACGATGGCATCGAGCAGACGGGTACGGCGACGACACTCACCGACGCGCTCATCGACAGCCTCGACCGGTTCGCCGACCGGGTCGCGATCAGCGTCGACGGCGAGGAGTTCACCTATCGGGAACTCGACGAACGGTCGAACGCGGTGGCGAACGCGCTGGTCGCACGGGGGGTCGAACCCGGTGACCGCGTCGCGCTGATGATGTCGAACTGCCTCGGCTACGTCGTCGCGGACCTGGCCCTGCTGAAGACGGGCGCGGTGAAACTCCCGCTCAACGACATGCTGACCGAGGACGAGTTCGAGTACATGCTCCGTGACTCCGGGGCCGGCACCGTTGTCGCCGGGTCGGCGTTCACCGACACGCTGGCGTCGCTGGTCGACGCCGTCGACACCGTCGAGCGTGGGTTCGTCATCGACGCCGAACACGACCGGTTCGACTCGCTCGCCGACCTGGAGGCCGAGGGCGACAGCGCGACAGCGCCGGATGTGACGGTCCGCCCCCAGGACCCGTCCGGCCACTTCTACACCGGTGGCACCACCGGCGACCCGAAGGGCGTCGTCCACTCGCACGACAACTTCCTCCAGAACATGTACGCCCACATCACGGAACTGGGCCTGACGGGGAACGACACGCTGCTCCTGATGACGCCGCTTCCACACTCGGCCGGGGCGTTCCTGTGGGCCGCCCTGCTGGTCGGCGCGAAGTCGGTCATCCGGCCCGGATTCGACCCCGGGCAGGCGCTCGCGGATATCGAGGAACACGACGTGACGTGGACGTTCCTCGTCCCGACGATGATCTACACGGTGCTGGACCACCCGGACCTCGAGACGACGGATACGTCGTCGCTGGAGACACTGGTCTACGGCGCCGCGCCGATGACGCCGGCCCGTCTCCGTGAGGGGCTCGACGAGTTCGGGACCGTGTTCACCCAGTTCTACGGGCAGACCGAGGTGCCGAACATCATCACCGTCCTCGGGAAGGAGGAGCACCGTATCGCCATCGAGGAGGGTGAGGAGCAACGCCTCGGCTCCGCCGGCCAGCCCGCCCTGATGGCGGATGTCAAGATCGTCGATACGGAGACCGGCGAGCGCCAGCCGCCCGGCTCGGAGGGCGAGATCATGGCGACCGCGCCGTACGTGATGGAGGAGTACTGGCAGCTGCCCGAGAAGACCGCGGAGACGGTCGAGAACGGCTGGGTCCACACCGGCGACGTCGGCAAACGCGACGAGGACGGCTACGTCTACCTCCTCGACCGGAAGAGCAACATGATCATCTCCGGCGGGATGAACGTCTACAGCACCGATGTCGAGGACGTGCTGGTCACGCACGAGGGTGTCTCGCAGGTCGCCGTCATCGGGGTCCCCGACGAGAAGTGGGGCGAGGCGGTGACAGCCATCGTCGTTCCGGAGGACGGGTCGGTCACGGCCGAGGAGATCCACGCGTTCGCCGACGAGGAGCTCGCGGACTACAAGCGCCCGAAACACGTCGAGTTCCGCGACGAGCTGCCCCAGACCCCGTACGGCAAGATCGACAAGAAGGCGCTCCGGGAGCCGTTCTGGGAGGACTCCGACCGGGAGATCAACTGA
- a CDS encoding AMP-binding protein — MSQVVSDQHETLVTLLADRAASIGDGPLVHTADRTYSYRELDRQSNAIANALVDRGVEPGDRICTFLENSPEYLAVWFGIAKAGAVMVPLNTDLYGEGLAYVLRDSTATTIFIDDATREHYETVRGDDNHVETEFLLGEAPPRSSYQSFAALLDAEQAMGPSRSPRGSDPMSIIYTSGTTGEPKGVVLPHYSYITTGSVFADMVLSSGRDDRAFTTLPLSHANAQQTTVPGAILAKTDFALYEEFDPDRFWDQIRRHDATVFNYIGTMITNLHNTEAKPDDADNPAVYGVGANAPPGVFDSFEPRFDVQLVEGYGLTETATIAAINPVDAPRRGSIGKPLPHTEMEIVDEEDRPLSPGEEGEIVVRPLEPNVFMLGYHNRPEETVDAWQNLWFHTGDIGYKDEDGYFHFVDRKAYAIQQPGGNISSYEVESVLSDHPDLKEAAVFGVPDDRGSEAVKAVVVPKPGAMPTPVDIVDYCDGKLAYFKVPRYIDIRDELPKTSTERVKKYELMAESNDGVWDRESGYELKR, encoded by the coding sequence ATGAGCCAAGTCGTATCTGACCAGCACGAGACACTCGTCACGCTTCTTGCCGACCGAGCGGCCAGTATCGGTGACGGTCCGCTCGTCCACACTGCCGACCGGACGTACAGCTATCGAGAACTCGACCGACAGTCCAACGCCATCGCCAACGCCCTCGTCGACCGAGGGGTCGAGCCGGGCGACCGTATCTGTACCTTCCTCGAGAACAGTCCCGAGTACCTCGCCGTCTGGTTCGGCATCGCCAAGGCCGGGGCGGTCATGGTCCCACTGAACACCGACCTCTATGGCGAGGGCCTGGCGTACGTCCTGCGCGACTCCACGGCGACGACGATCTTCATCGACGACGCGACCCGGGAGCACTACGAGACGGTTCGCGGTGACGACAACCACGTCGAGACGGAGTTCCTGCTGGGCGAGGCTCCCCCACGTTCGTCGTACCAGTCGTTCGCGGCCCTGCTAGACGCCGAGCAGGCGATGGGACCGAGCCGGTCTCCCCGTGGCTCCGACCCGATGTCCATCATCTACACGAGCGGGACCACCGGCGAGCCGAAGGGCGTCGTCCTCCCGCACTACTCCTACATCACCACTGGAAGCGTGTTCGCCGATATGGTGCTGTCTTCGGGCCGGGACGACCGTGCGTTCACGACGCTTCCCCTCTCTCACGCCAATGCCCAGCAGACGACCGTACCGGGGGCGATTCTCGCGAAGACGGATTTCGCCCTGTACGAGGAGTTCGATCCGGACCGCTTCTGGGACCAGATTCGGCGCCACGACGCGACGGTGTTCAACTACATCGGGACGATGATCACCAACCTCCACAACACCGAGGCGAAACCGGACGACGCCGACAACCCCGCGGTGTACGGCGTCGGTGCCAACGCTCCACCAGGTGTTTTCGACTCGTTCGAACCCCGCTTCGATGTCCAGCTGGTCGAGGGGTACGGGCTCACCGAGACCGCGACCATCGCGGCGATCAACCCCGTCGACGCCCCGCGCCGCGGGAGCATCGGGAAACCCCTCCCGCACACGGAGATGGAGATCGTCGACGAAGAGGACCGTCCGCTATCCCCCGGTGAGGAGGGTGAGATCGTCGTCCGGCCCCTCGAGCCGAACGTGTTCATGCTGGGCTACCACAACCGTCCCGAGGAGACCGTCGACGCGTGGCAGAACCTCTGGTTCCACACCGGCGATATCGGCTACAAGGACGAGGACGGCTACTTCCACTTCGTCGACCGGAAGGCGTACGCCATCCAGCAGCCTGGTGGGAACATCTCCTCCTACGAGGTCGAGAGCGTCCTCAGTGACCACCCCGACCTGAAGGAGGCTGCGGTGTTCGGCGTTCCGGACGACCGGGGCTCCGAGGCCGTCAAGGCGGTCGTCGTCCCGAAACCGGGGGCGATGCCGACACCCGTCGACATCGTCGATTACTGCGACGGCAAGCTCGCCTACTTCAAGGTCCCGCGGTACATCGACATCCGCGACGAGCTCCCGAAGACGTCCACCGAGCGGGTGAAGAAGTACGAACTGATGGCCGAGAGCAACGACGGGGTCTGGGACCGCGAGAGCGGCTACGAACTCAAGCGGTGA
- a CDS encoding SCP2 sterol-binding domain-containing protein — MAKTFPSDEWFDELGDRLNANETYTEQAEGWGVDFDGDFIFTIEAGDGLPETYHYFIGLEDGDCTGTRPVDNPAEVENGFELSGPYGNWQSLVRGEMGAIEGIMGGDFELDGSMNTLLKYQDAATTFVESCSEIETEFA; from the coding sequence ATGGCGAAGACATTCCCAAGCGACGAATGGTTCGACGAACTGGGGGACCGACTGAACGCGAACGAGACCTACACCGAGCAGGCCGAAGGCTGGGGCGTCGACTTCGACGGTGACTTCATCTTCACCATCGAGGCTGGCGATGGGCTCCCGGAGACCTACCACTACTTCATCGGCCTCGAGGACGGCGACTGCACTGGGACTCGTCCGGTCGACAATCCGGCCGAGGTCGAGAACGGCTTCGAGCTCTCCGGCCCGTACGGGAACTGGCAGTCCCTCGTCCGCGGCGAGATGGGCGCCATCGAGGGTATCATGGGTGGCGACTTCGAGCTGGACGGGAGTATGAACACCTTGCTCAAATATCAGGACGCCGCGACGACGTTCGTGGAGTCCTGTTCGGAGATCGAGACGGAGTTCGCGTGA